A part of Fundulus heteroclitus isolate FHET01 chromosome 23, MU-UCD_Fhet_4.1, whole genome shotgun sequence genomic DNA contains:
- the LOC105932635 gene encoding T-cell leukemia homeobox protein 3, with protein sequence MEQAPSAPSPPPKPVNHEPISFGIDQILGGGSEPESGRTPGRQSGSDLSNGDSYYSLGNPSAANAPSYTALSISLSGIMPPADASGSYGESRSLGSRGVIRVPAHRPVTAPGPPAPVQSAVPGYGGLCFPWIGNRFAKDRISAALVPFAVTRRIGHPYQNRTPPKRKKPRTSFSRVQICELEKRFHRQKYLASAERAALAKSLKMTDAQVKTWFQNRRTKWRRQTAEEREAERQQANRLILQLQQSALQKSLSESAVSDPLCAHNSSLYALQNLQPWAEDRE encoded by the exons ATGGAGCAAGCACCCAGCGCGCCGAGTCCTCCTCCAAAACCAGTCAACCACGAACCCATCAGCTTCGGCATCGACCAGATTCTGGGAGGCGGGTCGGAGCCGGAGAGCGGGCGCACGCCGGGGAGACAGAGTGGATCGGATTTAAGCAACGGGGACTCCTACTACAGCTTAGGAAACCCGAGCGCTGCCAACGCGCCCTCGTACACCGCGCTGTCAATCTCCCTCTCTGGGATCATGCCTCCAGCGGATGCGTCAGGTTCGTACGGAGAGAGCAGGAGTCTGGGCAGCCGGGGTGTGATACGAGTGCCGGCTCACAGACCTGTAACAGCCCCGGGACCCCCGGCACCTGTCCAGAGCGCTGTTCCCGGGTATGGAGGGCTGTGCTTCCCCTGGATAGGAAACAGGTTCGCCAAGGACAGAATATCAG CGGCTCTAGTGCCTTTTGCAGTCACACGGCGGATAGGTCACCCGTATCAGAACCGGACCCCTCCCAAGCGGAAAAAGCCCCGAACCTCCTTCTCCAGAGTCCAGATTTGCGAGCTGGAGAAGCGCTTTCACCGGCAGAAGTATCTGGCCAGCGCCGAGCGAGCGGCTCTGGCCAAGAGCCTGAAGATGACCGACGCGCAGGTCAAAACCTGGTTTCAGAACCGCAGAACCAAGTGGAG GAGACAGACGGCCGAGGAGAGGGAGGCGGAGCGTCAGCAGGCCAATCGCCtcatcctgcagctgcagcagtcCGCCCTCCAGAAGTCCCTGAGCGAATCGGCGGTGTCGGATCCACTGTGCGCCCACAACTCCTCCCTGTACGCGCTGCAGAACCTCCAGCCGTGGGCCGAGGACAGGGAATAG